GAAACCCCTTTAAAACGAAGTACATCTACGGCTTTTTGCATTAAATGCATGCAACCTAAAGCGTGATGAAAACGGGTATGATTCGCTCCGGGATAAACCAAGTAAGACAATCCCATTTGGGAAATACGGCGCAAGCGTTGAAAGTAAGGATGCTGAACTAAATCGTAAATGAAGGCGTTGGGGATGGTAATAAACCCATAAATGGGATCATTGAATATTTTAAGCTTATTAATTTGACTCACAATGGAATTTTTTGGTCAACAAATATAAGAAAATTAGACGTTAAAAACGGAAACGTTTAAGAGTTGAATTGGCAATCTGATAAAAAAGAAATTTCAATGGATATGGAACAAAAAAAAGGAGCGTTTTCAGCGCTCCTTTTTAGTATTTATAGTTTTCTAATCCAGATATTTCGGAATTGATTTTTTGAATCGTGGTCTTGTAACGAAATCACATCTTCACCATGAGCTGAAGGGTAATTGTGTAAACCAATGTAAAGTGTCAATCCGTTTATGGTCGTATTGTTTTGTACTAAAACACCGTTTAAAAACACGGTAATTCTTGCCGGAGCATCAATTCTTCCGTCTGCTTTGAAGCGTGGAGCGGTATAAACCACATCGTAAGCGTTCCATTCTAAAGGGGTTTTAACAGCATTTACTAATGGCGGATGGTCTTTGTAAATACTACCCGCTTGTCCGTTGCTGTAGGTTCTGTTGTTATACGAATCTAATACTTGTAATTCGTATCGGTTCTGAAAAAATACACCACTGTTTCCTCTCGCTTGTCCTCCATCCAAAACGATATCCGGAGCGCTCCATTCTAAGTGTAATTGACAATCGCCAAAAGCCATTTTGGTTTGAATAGCTCCTGAACCTGGAACGACTTCCATATAGTCTTTGTCAACAATTTTCCATCCTGCAGGCTGGTTCACGTCTTTTTGACTTACCCATTGGTCTAAGTTTTTACCATCAAATAAAATAATGGCATCCGAAGGTGCATTTCCCAATGTTTTGGCAGGCGTGATTACTTTTACTTCTGGTTCCCAGATTTCGGTCATCTCTGGTTTCATAGGCATCGGATTAACTTCGGGAGGCGTGTTTACAAATTTGTGCTGCGCCATAGCTACTGAGGCTGAAAATAAAGCTATGCTTAATAAAAAAGGACTAAATTTTTTAGATTTCATAAAAAAATTGATTTGGTTTGATAAAAGCATAAAATTAAAATAAAATCGATTGGTTTTACATCAACATGAAAAAAAATCACACATTTGTGTTTAATCGTTTATTTTTTCTTTTTTAGCTTTTCGGATTCTCAAAATGGCAATAAGTAATAGTATTGATGAAACTATAATTTTGAAATATGCTTTTCCGTTGTGTTCAATAGAAAGGTTGCTTAAGTCAAATGATAAAAGTGCCATAAGGAATAATGCTAAACCAAATGAAAGCAAAAGTTGTGTTTTTTGGGAGTTATTCATAGTTTTATAATAGTTGTGTTTATTCTTCAAAATTATCATAATAGGTAAAATCTTTGCTGATTTTTCCGTCGGTGATGCATTCTAGTCTAATCGTGGTTATTGAAATGCTCAAAATACGTTCGTATCAGTTTTTCGTTACTGTTGGCTTCCATATTTTCTGCTTTTTGATTTGTTTCTATTCAAAAATAATATAAAAAAAGATTTTTTTCGAATTAATTTCAATTGAAGCGTTGTTTTATTGATTTTAGTTTAATCGTATTAACACAATTCACGTGTTATTTTTTTTTAAGATGTATGCGTTTCATCTCTTTATTTAATCATTTGGGTTTCGGAATTAAATTAGAGATACATAAACTTTTACCCTTTTGACCTAAAATTTTACGAACGGTAGCGTAAAAGTTTAGGTTATTTAAAATTTTGTTGGTCAAATAATCGTCTGCTTCTCGGATGGTATTGCGAATTGCGTGAGGGATGGAAGCGGCATCCTTTTTTGTCTTTTGGAAATTGCCGTTTACTACAACTGGTTCTGACGAAAAAGATACAGCGTACAGCCCGACCGGAGCTTTTGCGGAGGACACGCCCCAACACGAGCCTTGGTGATTCGGGTTCTGATGCGGTGTTGCACGAAAAATTATCATAATTTTAGCAACCGACCGTTGCAAAAAACAGTAAATTGGCACTCTGATTTTTTACTTTAAATGCTACTATGGATAAAATAAAAATACTTTGGGTGGATGATGAAATCGACCTTTTGAAACCGCATATATTATTTCTGGAAAAGAAAAATTACGAGGTAACCACTTGCAATAACGGGCTGGATGCGATTGCTATTTTTGAATCTGATAATTTTGATATTGTTTTTCTGGATGAAAATATGCCCGGTATGAGCGGTTTAGAAACGCTGTCGGAAATGAAGGAGAAAAAATCATCGGTTCCTATGATTATGATTACCAAAAGTGAGGAGGAATATATTATGGAGGAAGCGATTGGGTCTAAAATCGCGGATTATTTGATTAAACCCGTGAATCCGAATCAGATTTTATTGAGTTTGAAGAAGAATTTAGACCATTCCCGATTGGTTTCGCAAAAAACAACCTTAGATTATCAGAAGGAATTTCGTAAAATAACCATGGAAATGGCGATGGTGAACAGCTACGAAGACTGGATTGAATTGTATAAAAAATTAATTTTCTGGGAACTCGAACTCGAGAATATCAATGATCAGGGCATGATTGAAATTTTGGAATCCCAAAAAACAGAAGCTAACTCCCAATTTGGGAAATTCATAGAACGTAATTATGAGGATTGGTTTGAGCCAAAAGCTGATAAGCCAGTACAATCACACACTTTATTTAAGGAATTAGTAGTTCCCGAAATCCTGAAAAAAGATAAACCTATTCTTTTTGTCGTGATTGATAACCTGCGTTACGACCAATGGAAAGCCTTTGAAAACGTGGTAAGCAACCATTATAAACTAGAAAAAGAAGTTCCGTATTATGCTATTTTGCCAACGGCGACTCAATATGCGCGAAATGCCATTTTCTCTGGATTAACGCCACTTGAAATGGAAAAACAGTTTCCGCAATACTGGAAAAATGATCCTGAAGAAGGCGGAAAGAATCTCTTTGAAGCGGAATTTTTAACCGCACAATTGAAACGATTGGGATTGAATATTAAGGAAGATTATTTTAAAATCACCAACTTGGCCGGTGGAAAAAAACTGGTTGAAAACTTCAAAACATTAAAAAATAACGACTTGGTTACCGTGGTGTATAATTTTGTAGATATGCTTTCGCACGCTAAAACAGAAATGGATGTAGTCAAAGAACTCGCTCCGGATGATAAAGCGTATCGCTCCTTGACGTTGAGCTGGTTTAAGAATTCACCACTTTTAGAAATGATTCAGCAGGCACAAAAAATGGGTTTCAAGTTAATTTTAACTACCGATCACGGTACGATAAATGTAAAAAACCCATCGAAAGTTGTGGGAGATAAAAACACCAGTTTAAATTTGCGTTATAAAACAGGCCGCAGTTTAACCTACGAACGAAAAGATGTTTATGCGGTAAAAGAACCTAAAAAAATAGGTTTGCCTACTATAAATATGAGTAGTTCTTATATTTTTGCAAAAAATGATTTATTCTTGGCTTACGTTAATAATTTCAATTATTATGTGAGTTATTACAAGAATACATATCAGCACGGAGGGATTTCATTAGAAGAAATGATTATTCCGTTTTTGGTTTTTAACCCGAAGTAGATTTCAGGTTGCAGGTTTGAAACTAAGTATAGATTTTAAATAAAAAGAAGAATGAATATTGTTTTTTCATTAGACCAACTCGAAGAAGTTGCAAAACAAATAATAGCTCAAAACCCACATAAGGTGATTCTTTTTCATGGTGAAATGGGAGTTGGAAAAACGACTTTAATCAAACAATTGTGCAAAAGTCTGGGGGTTACTGAAGCAACAAGCAGTCCTACTTTTTCTTTAGTTAATGAATA
This region of Flavobacterium lacustre genomic DNA includes:
- a CDS encoding 3-keto-disaccharide hydrolase, producing MKSKKFSPFLLSIALFSASVAMAQHKFVNTPPEVNPMPMKPEMTEIWEPEVKVITPAKTLGNAPSDAIILFDGKNLDQWVSQKDVNQPAGWKIVDKDYMEVVPGSGAIQTKMAFGDCQLHLEWSAPDIVLDGGQARGNSGVFFQNRYELQVLDSYNNRTYSNGQAGSIYKDHPPLVNAVKTPLEWNAYDVVYTAPRFKADGRIDAPARITVFLNGVLVQNNTTINGLTLYIGLHNYPSAHGEDVISLQDHDSKNQFRNIWIRKL
- a CDS encoding bifunctional response regulator/alkaline phosphatase family protein is translated as MDKIKILWVDDEIDLLKPHILFLEKKNYEVTTCNNGLDAIAIFESDNFDIVFLDENMPGMSGLETLSEMKEKKSSVPMIMITKSEEEYIMEEAIGSKIADYLIKPVNPNQILLSLKKNLDHSRLVSQKTTLDYQKEFRKITMEMAMVNSYEDWIELYKKLIFWELELENINDQGMIEILESQKTEANSQFGKFIERNYEDWFEPKADKPVQSHTLFKELVVPEILKKDKPILFVVIDNLRYDQWKAFENVVSNHYKLEKEVPYYAILPTATQYARNAIFSGLTPLEMEKQFPQYWKNDPEEGGKNLFEAEFLTAQLKRLGLNIKEDYFKITNLAGGKKLVENFKTLKNNDLVTVVYNFVDMLSHAKTEMDVVKELAPDDKAYRSLTLSWFKNSPLLEMIQQAQKMGFKLILTTDHGTINVKNPSKVVGDKNTSLNLRYKTGRSLTYERKDVYAVKEPKKIGLPTINMSSSYIFAKNDLFLAYVNNFNYYVSYYKNTYQHGGISLEEMIIPFLVFNPK